In the genome of Metabacillus litoralis, the window AACGTGTTATTGGAAATATTTCAAAAACGTCTTGAAAAACCGTTTTGATTAAATCAGGCTTAAACCAAGGATTATCAGATTGGGCAACAAAGATTCCATCTTCTTTTAATGATTCGTAAATTCCTTGAAAAAACCCTAGCTCAAACAGCTTTGCAGAAGGACCGATTGGTTCAGTAGAATCCACTAATATAACATCATATTTAGCTTTATTTTCATGTATATGCAAAAATCCATCACCCACAATGACATCAACTAAAGGGTCTTCATATCCAATAGAGATAGAGGGAAGAAATTTCTTTGAATACTCAATGACTTTTTGATCAATTTCGACTTGAGTCACTTTTTCTACTAACGGATGCTTTAATACTTCACGAACAGTCCCCCCATCTCCTCCACCAACCACTAAAACATGTCTAGGATTAGGATGAGTAAATAATGCAGGGTGAGTGATCATTTCATGGTACGTAAATTCATCTCTTTCTGTCGTCATGACTAAACCATCAAGCAACAGCATATTACCAAATTCTTCTGTTTTAACAACCTCAAGCTTTTGGAAATTTGTTTGTTCAGAATGCAATGTTTCTTTTACTTTTACAGTTATTCCAAAATGGTCAGTTTGTTTTTCAGTAAACCAAAGTCCCATACTATTCTCCTTTTATTATATTAATCTACCAATAAATATAGTAAGTCTCTTGCAATTGTTGCAGCTGCTAGTCTTGTTGCTTCAGTAGGGTCATAGATTGGTGCTACCTCTACAAGGTCCGCTGCTACGATATTTAATCCTTTAAGTTGTTGCAAAACTGAACGCATCTCTTGCGTCGACGGCCCCCCAACCACCGGGGTTCCCGTTCCAGGAGCATACGAAGGGTCTAATGAATCGATATCAAATGTTAAATAGACTGGCGTATCACCAATAATTTCTTTAATTCTACTAGCAAGAGCTTCTGGACCCATCGCCAGAGCTTCATTTGCATAAATGATGTTGTATCCACACTCATTCATATTTGTTCGAATATAAACTTGAGCCGATTTACCTGGATCAATACATCCTTCTTCTTGTAAATCATAGGCAAAGGAGCCA includes:
- the speE gene encoding polyamine aminopropyltransferase, whose amino-acid sequence is MGLWFTEKQTDHFGITVKVKETLHSEQTNFQKLEVVKTEEFGNMLLLDGLVMTTERDEFTYHEMITHPALFTHPNPRHVLVVGGGDGGTVREVLKHPLVEKVTQVEIDQKVIEYSKKFLPSISIGYEDPLVDVIVGDGFLHIHENKAKYDVILVDSTEPIGPSAKLFELGFFQGIYESLKEDGIFVAQSDNPWFKPDLIKTVFQDVFEIFPITRLYTANIPTYPSGLWSFTLGSKEYDPLQVEVEIPQDMELFYYTANIHYAAFQLPRFMQELIKIRTLKRV